One Nostoc sp. CENA543 genomic window, TTCACTATAAAGATACAAGAATACAAAGGAAAGAATACTCATGAACCATAATTTTTTACAAACCACTTCTACTTTATTAGCTCTTACCAGTGTCACTTTTATTTGGTCAAGTTTACCTGCTCGCGCCGAAAATACAAATTTTACTGCTGTCAATGAAGCTAATTCTGCGAATAATGTGATCATCAATCAGCCAGAATCAATCAATACAAATACTGATAATTCTCCATCTACTTTTACAAATGAAACAATACAACCTCAAACTGTACAAACTCCATCCAACATTGAATCTCAGGAAGTAGCTCAAACTTTTGCGCCTGGTAGAGCCACCCGTTCTGGTGCTAGTTATATTGGTGTTGGCGGTAATATTGGTATTACTGGTAATACACGGGTGGGTGAAAGTTCATTTTCTGTAATTAGTAAAATCGGACTTACCCGTAATTTATCCGTACGTCCTGCTGCTTTAGTTGGAGATAATACAGTGTTTCTGGTACCGCTAACGGTAGATTTTCCCCAAGAGAATTTGGAAACCACTCAATTGCGAGTAGCACCCTACATTGGTGGTGGTGTAGCAATTTCTACGGGTAGAGATAGCACTGTTGGAGCATTAATTACTGGCGGTGTCGATGTTCCTTTATCTTCACAAATTACAGCAACGGGTGGGGTAAATGTCAGTTTTATTGATGAAACTGATGTAGGTATATCAGTAGGTGTGGGCTACAACTTCTAATTATTCTCAGACCTTTTTAAAGTCAACAGTTATCAGTTATTAGTAAGCTATTGAGCCTTGGAGTCTGAGCTTCTTACCATCCGACTGATAACTGATAACTGATTAAGTATTCATTCGTTAGGAAAAACGGCCTTGGTTCCACTGCGAGATAATAACCCGACGATAATTACCCCTTATGTCACCTATGGGATAATTATTGCTAATATTCTTGTTTTTATTTATCAACTGAACCTGAACCCGCAACAGTTACAAGGGTTTTTCTACACTGCGGCATTAGTACCATGTCAACTTTCAAATACCTGCCCTAGTGCTTTAGGTAATCAGCTTATACCTGAGTGGATGACCTTAATTACATCGCAATTTTTACATGGTGGTTTGCTGCACCTAGCGGGTAATATGCTATTTTTATGGGTTTTTGGGAATAACATTGAAGACCGATTGGGTCATGTGAAATACCTGATTTTTTATCTCACTTGCGGTGTTTTAGCTGCATTATCTCAATGGTTTTTTTCACAAAATTCCACGATTCCTTCCTTGGGTGCTAGTGGTGCTATCGCCGGAGTTTTAGGTGCATATATTCTGCGTTTTCCTAAAGCCGAAATTCTCACCTTAGTTCCCTTGGGTTTTTTCATCACTACAATCAGAGTTCCTGCATTTTTCTTCCTTGGGTTTTGGTTTTTTCAGCAAGCTTTTTATGGTATTGCTAGTTTACAAGCTCGCTCTAATATTGGGATGGAAAGCGGGGGAATCGCTTATTGGGCGCACGCGGGAGGCTTTGTCTTTGGGGCAATGCTTGCTCCTCTATTCGGTTTGTATAGGCGCGATCGCTATCACAGGTAATTCGTGTTTGCTTAAAGGCTTATAATTAAGGCTGCAAGGGTGTGTCAGTATGGGTAATGGCTTGTATAGCTAGTTTTTATCACACTGACGCACACCCTACATTTTGGATATTTCTTTATTTCTAAGTCTCCTATTCTCTGGTGTATTTTTACATTAGTCAAGCGGGTCAAATTTGTTGACGAGTGTGGCTACTATAATCATTGGTAAACCCACAACTAAGCAAATTAACCATTGATTCAAATTCAGGGGAGCAGTGGAAAATAAGTTATTCATTAAGCTCCACTGACTGAAAACTATTTGTAATACTATCGTAGTAGCAATGCCAATTCCAATAGCTGAAGCATCGGTGAATGTTTGTCTAATTCCTCGTAATTGATTAATTAGAAAAACGCCTAATTGGCTAATACTTAAAAGATAAAATAGCCTACCAGCTACTAAAGCTTGAATTGCCATTGTTCGACCTAAATCAATATCGCCTGTGGTTTGTTTGATCCATTCAAATACACCAAAAATTAAAATCCAGTTAAAGATAGAAATGGCCACAATGCGCTTGACTAAACTTTTAGAAAGTAAAGGTTCACGGGGGTTACGTGGTGGTTGTTGCATAACCCGTTGAGATTTTGGCTCAAAGGCTAGGGGTACAGTCATGGCAATGGAGTTAACCATATTTAGCCACAAGACTTGTAAAGATAAAATTGGTAATTCTCTGGCAAATAAGACGCTAATTAAAATCGTCATTGATTCACCACCGTTAACAGGTAGGATAAAGGCGATCGCTTTCAATAAATTCCGGTAAACAGTCCGCCCTTCTTCCACCGCCGCTTCTATGGAGGCGAAGTTATCATCGGTCAAAATCATGTCTGAGGCTTCTTTAGCTACCTCTGTACCCGCACCCCCCATTGCAATGCCAATGTCTGCTTGTCTTAAGGCTGGTGCATCATTGACACCATCCCCCGTCATTGCCACTATCTCACCTTTCGATTGCAAAGCTTCAACGAGGCGGAGTTTCTGTTCTGGTGCAACACGAGCAAATACTGAACCATCTTCTATGGCGGTAACTAGTTCTGATTGCTCCATTTGGGCAAGTTGACTACCCGTAAAAGCCAACACTTCACCATTTTTATTAAAGCCCATGCGCTGGGCGATCGCTCTCGCTGTTACTGCATGGTCGCCGGTAATCATTTTGACTTGAATACCTGCACTCTGACAGGCTTCTACCGCCTTAATCGCCTCTGCTCTAGGCGGATCAATCATTCCTTGCAATCCCAAAAATACCAAATCCTGCTCGATATCTGCATGGTCGAGGGTATCTTGAGTAGCTGAGACAGATTTTTTCGCCAATGCCAGCACCCGTAAACCCAGGTTCGCCATCACATCAACTTCTTGATGTATAGTGTCTGCATCAACAGAGGTTTTGTTACCCTCCACATCTAGCATCTGCTGACAACGTTTGAGAATGGCTTCTACCGAACCTTTAACATAGATGGTTCTTTGGGAGGAACTTCCGCCCTCATGCAAGGTTGCCATATATTGAAACTCGGACTCAAACGGGATAACATCTATTCTGGGGATTTGAGTATCTAAGTTGCTGCGATGCAGTCCCACTTTATGAGCAGCAGTAATTAATGCTCCCTCAGTAGGATCGCCCACAACCTGCCATTGTCCATCCTTTTGTTCTAGGTGGGAGTCATTACATAACAATCCAGCTTTGAGACATTCTGCTAACACAGGGAAATTTTGCCAATCTATAGGCTGTTCATCTGCTAAAATTTCTCCCTCTGGGGTGTAGCCTGTACCTGTGACTGTATATTGTTCACCACCTGCATAAATTGCTTGTACAGTCATCTGGTTTTCGGTGAGCGTCCCTGTTTTATCAGAGCAGATGACTGTAGCACCGCCCAAAGTTTCCACGGCTGGCAATTTCCGCACGATCGCATGACGGCGAGCCATACGGGAAACACCGATAGCTAATGTCACCGTGACTACTGCTGGCAATCCTTCAGGAATCGCACTCACAGCAAAAGCTACAGCCGCCTCAAACATTCCTGCCCAGGAATTGCCGTATGCTAACCCGACTGCAAACGTCAGCGCAGCGATGCCCAGAATAATGTACAGCAACGTGCGGCTAAATTTATCAAATTTTCGCGTCAAAGGAGTTTTTAAACTCGTTCCTTGTTCAATCAGTTGGGAGATACGCCCAGTTTCTGTGGCTTCGCCAATGGCAACGACAATTCCCTTACCAGTGCCAAACGTTACAAAGCTACCAGCATAAGCCATGTTAGCCCGTTCTGCTAAAACTGCATCTACTTCAACAGGTGCGGTATTTTTTTCAATAGCGACTGACTCACCCGTGAGTGCTGATTCATTAACTTGCAGATTGCGAGATTTTATCAAACGCAAATCCGCCGGGACTTTATCGCCAGAAGTGAGTAAGACAATATCTCCTGGTACTAACTCTGTCGAGGGAACTTGTACCTTTTGACCGTTGCGGAGGATAGTGGCATTGGTCTGGACTGAAGAAGCTAAAGCTGCGATCGCACTTTCGGCTTTCGATTCTTGAATAAAACCGATAATGGCGTTAATCAAAGTTACGCCCCAAATTACCCCAGCATTTACCCACTGTCCAATTAAAGCTTTAATTGCACCCGCAATTAGCAAAATGTATAGTAATGGTTGGTTAAATTGCAATAGAAATCTGATTATTGGGTTCGTCCCAGATTTACCCTTAAGTTCATTAGTACCGTAACGTTCTCGTCGTTTTAGTACCTCATCTGAAGTTAAACCTGTTTCTGGATTAATGTTTAAGTTCTGAGCTACCTTTGAAGCTGATAAATTGTGCCATTGCTTTGGCTGCGTGTTGATTTCAGATGTTGCTGTCATTTTTTTGTATCAAGATTAACTATAGGCGGAGTAAATTTAAATGATTAGCTATGTGGTTTTTAAATGTTGCTTGAAAAATGATTAACTGTGACTCTGAAATATTTGTTGATTCACCCTAGCCTGAAAAAGAGGGAAAAGTTTAATCAAAGTCCCCATTTTTCAGGGGAGTCACTGCGTTACGGAAGACAGTTGCGTGGGCAAGTTTCCCCGTTTTAGCAAGTGATATGGATTGAGAGGGATCTATAAATGATTTGAGGCATGATTAAGTGCTTTTAGAATACCTCTTAGCTAATCAGTAAGATTATGAAAAATAAATGTGATCAAAAAGTGACTAAAATGTTTATCCTGCAAACATTTCAATCCACTAATATTGCCAATGTGACTATAACCATAAGTTCGCCCTGTGATTCGTTGCTTGAAATGAGTATTTGGGACTTAAAGTAAATCATGGACTCAATTGAAAAATTATTCACTAAAATCATGAAACAGATTCAAATCCAGAAATTCTGGCCTTGCTGATTAAGGGGATGATTGATGTTTTGCATATACCGCTAAAGCAAAACCCTTTCGCATTAGCATCTTTAAAGGAGAAGATTAGGCGCATACCGCTAAAGCGGAACCCGCAGGGTAGACGCAAAAAATCGGTAGTTTACTTTGCTAGAAAGGCTTAATTCATCCCGCATTTATGCAATACCGGATTTATTAATTTTGAATTTTTATCACTTCTACTTCAACCTTGAATGACGCTTAATAAATCTTCTACGACAAAAGGCCGAGTAAAGTAAGCATCCACACCTTGTTTTCTCGCCCAAATTCTATGAGTTTCTTGATGATGTGCGCTACAAACCACTATCGGTATATTTTGATAAGTATAATGACTTTTAAAAAAGCGACATAATTCAAATCCACTTCTTCCTGGTATCACTACATCAGTGACAACTGCACTCAGTCTAACTTCTAAAGCAATTTCTATCCCAGCTTTAGTTGTATGAGTCTTAATAATTTGGTAGCCCTGTGATTCTAAATAACTACTGATGAAATCTAACTCACTCAGGGAGTCTTGAATAATTAAAACTTTGCCTACCCAAGTAATACTCAATCCTGAATCTCCATGATAATCAGAAGGTGATATCAGGTATTTAACTTTGTAACCGATAATTAAACAATATGTTTAAAAATTACTTTAAGTAAATCACTGTGAGTGAATGGTTTAATTAAATATCCTGATGACCCGACTATTTTAGCTCTAGCTCGGTCAATTAGACTGGCTTTTGCTGTCATCATAATAATAGGAGTATTTTTAAAATGAGAATGTTTTCGCAATAAAGAACACAATTCATAGCCATCTAAATCTGGCAAATCAACATCTAGTAAAATGATGTCTGGCTTGGTATGCAGTATTTCCATCAACGCTTTCAGAGAATTTGTAGCCCCAATTATGGAAAAAATTTGCTCATCTAAAAAATTCTTAATACTATTTAATACAACTAGATTATCATCTATACAAAATATTTTATAAATCTTTCTGTCAGAATCATTTGATGAATTTGACTGATAGTGATGATTATTATTTAAGGGCTGAGATGGATAGCGTTTAGTATCTATTTTGGGGAGTCTTGGTTCTGGTTTGGGTTTAGTGTAGTTCTGATAGTTAACTCTATGATTTACGGATGATTGCATACTATTTTTGTACAAATCGGCAATATCCATTTCCTTTTTGAACCCTTCAGATGCGTGTCCCCGTTGTTGACAATGTTCTACTAATAAGCGCAAATTTAAGTAACAAAACTTAGGTAAGTCATCTAAAAAACTCTCAGGTATAAACTCATAACTACCTTCCTCTAACACTAAAAATGTCTGTAAAACTTCCAACGCCAAATGTTCTATAAGTATGGCGGCTTGTGAGGGACTGATATATTTTTGATTAACTAACCAACAAATAGCCAAATAATCGGGATTAGGAATAGATTGATTTTCTATATCTGTCTCAAAAATTACCCGTAACTGGTCGTTAATTTCTCTAGGGAGGGTGGTAATTTCCTGGCTCAAAGTCTGTAAGTGCCGATAAAGCGGCTCAAACATTCTTTCTGAGTAACAAGCGTAAATTAGTCTACCCTCGTCTACATAAATTGACCAAGCACCGGATGTACTGAATACCTGTAAACAGCCAGTTACAGTTTTACCAGTGATTTTTTTTAACAGTGATAGCGGTTGTATTTTCTGGAAAAATCTGTATCTACTAATAGGTAGTGTTTTCATAGTGGCACTCAGCGAAAAAAAAATTTAATATTATATAAATATGAATTCGGAGAAAATTTGCCGGATTTTTAGGTATGTTTGTATAACTGCGATCGCTCAATCAACGCAGCCAGCAAAGTTATAGTCAGCACAGTTTTTGCAGCTTACAGTTTTCTAATTTGTGTAAGCAACTAGCACTAACATTGATTAATGCAAATTACTGGGAAAGTAATTGCACTCCCTTATTAAACAGCAAAGTATTTACTGATTACCAGGAAGAATTTTCCCAAAAATCAGCTATCTTTTCTGTATCTTTAGTTAATCTCACTCATCTAACAGTACAGCAATTCCTAAAATTAGAGATATTGGCTCAAACCCATCAGTAGCAAAAAACTATTTCTCATTGTTATTACTTAATTAAAAATCACCAAAAATAGGGACTTATAGCAAGATTACTTAACACAATTAAGTGTTTTAAAACACACCCGAAAAAGTTTTTCAACCAAAGAATCGCGGTGTTAAAAGCTGCCATTGGTGAAATCACAGCCGCAATAGGAGTTTCGGGAGAATATAACGCGGTAGTTTTGTGATGTAATTCGTTAAAATTAACCAAGCCACTTGTGAATCCGGGATTATAGCAATGGTTACTCAGTTACCATCTTCCACATCAAAAGGCATCATCTACCCCGAAAGTGACGGACAGCCAATGGCGGACAATACCAAGCAGTTTGAGTTAATTGTACTGATCAAGAAAAACTTAGACTTATTGTTTGCTAACGATGCTAATGTTTTTGTTGCTGGTGACTTATTATGGTATCCCGTGGAAGGTGATAATACTAACCGTCGTGCGCCCGATGTCATGGTAATTTTCGGTAGACCAAAAGGTGATAGAGGTTCTTATAAGCAGTGGGAAGAAGGTAATATTCCCCCACAAGTGGTATTTGAAATTCTTTCCCCTAGCAATACTGTCAAAGAAATGATTGTCAAATACAAGTTTTACGAACAGTATGGGGTAGAAGAATATTATCTCTATGATCCAGATAAATATGAGTTAAGTGGTTGGTTACGTTCTCATGATCAACTCGCAGAAATTTCCCAAATGACTGGTTGGGTGAGTCCCCGTCTCGGTATCCGCTTTGAATTGTCGGATGGAGAACTGCAAATTTATCGTCCCGACGGACAGCCATTTCTGACATACTTAGAACTAGCCCAACAAATAGAACAAACACAATTGGAATTAGCACAAGAACGCCAACGCACCGAACAAGAACGTCAACGCGCCGAACAAGCACAAAGCCAACTAGAAGCACTCCGCACTTTACTACAAGCTAAAGGAATTAATCCCGACGAACTTTAAAAAAATCACGATAAATTATGGGAATCTAGTTCGTAGTAAGGACTTTAGTCCTTATCTTTCCCTGCGGTTGTTTCTGTAAGAGAGGACTGAAGTCCTCACTACGAACCTTTAATTATTTCACTGGAATTGCGACTCAATGGTGAACAATTTCTTTTTACAAGTCGAAGAAGATAGCGCACGTCTTGACCGTTACCTTGCAGATGAGTTACCAGATTTATCTCGGTCTCGCATTCAGCAGCTAATTGAACAAAGCAAGGTGCAAATTAATGGTCATGTCTGCACATCTAAAAAGATAAATGTAAAAGTAGGCGATCGCATCACTTTAGAAATTCCTGAAGTGCAACCATTAGAACTGCAAGCGGAAAATATCCCTTTAGATATTCTCTACGAAGATGAGCAGTTACTTATTCTCAACAAACCAGCCGGTTTAGTCGTTCATCCCGCACCAGGACATCCCGACGGGACATTGGTCAATGCTTTACTCGCACATTGTTCTAGCCTTCCTGGGATTGGTGGTGTGCAAAGGCCAGGAATCGTCCATCGTTTAGATAAAGATACCACAGGGGCGATCGCGATCGCTAAAACCGACATCGCCTATCAACATCTACAAGCCCAACTCCAAGCCAAAACCGCACGCCGAGAATATTTAGGTGTAGTTTATGGTGCGCCAAAAACTACCAACGGCACAATAGATTTACCCATCGGTCGCCACCCTCAAGACCGCAAAAAAATGGCCGTTGTCCCCGTAGAACAAGGGGGAAGAACAGCTATTACCCATTGGCAAATTCAAGAACGTTTGGGTAACTATACATTAATTCATTTTCAACTCGAAACTGGGCGCACTCACCAAATCCGCGTCCATAGTGCTAAGATTGGTCATCCGATAGTTGGTGATCCCCTTTATGCTTCCGGTCGTTCTGTGGGAGTAAACTTACCAGGTCAAGCACTCCACGCTTGGCGGTTGAAGTTACAACATCCCATTTCCCAAGAATGGATTGAAGTTACAGCAACGCCTCCACCAACTTTTACAACTCTGGTGGAAGTTCTGAGACGCAGAGCAATGTAACCTATCACCCGTAAAGATTATGCCTAATATCTTGGATTCCGCTATATTGTAGATATTTAGATTTTCCTGATACCGAAAAATGCCAGCAAGGTTGCAAATAAAAGCTGAAGATTGCTCCCCTTTAGGACGATTCATTCTTCAATACTTGGAAGAACAAGGTATCAGTATGAATCGTCTGGCGGATTTGTCTGGTGTTCCTCAACCAAGATTGAGAGGTGCTTGCTTTAAGGGGACTTGTCCTACCCCTGAAACTTTAAGAAAACTAGCTAGAGTGATGGGAAAACATCACCTAGAACTTTATACCTTAGCCTACGAAGCCAGAATTCAGCCTATTCCTGAAGATGCAGAGAATACTTCCCTTGATATATTAATGCGAGATTTATTTGAAACCGCCAGAGAAATGGGACTAACTGTCCCTAAAGTGCGCCCTTCTAAAGCCAAAATCCGTAAAGCACTTTTGGAATTAGGATTTAGCTCCGACAATAGTGATGAGTGTGCCTAATTACCGGAGATTTATATTTTTACTTTTGAACCTGGAATTTTCTATCTAAAATCCATCTTGGAAAGTCTGATTGAAGGAAATCTCCAATCAGACTTTCCGCAAAATTTAAAATCTCATATTGAGTGAGGTTTCAGATTTTATTATTTGCCGCGATAAGGAACGGAACGTTCAATATCAATGTTTTGTACAGAAAGACGTTGAGGAGGGTTAACTTGGGGATTAATACTCCGCGCCATATCTAAGAACAGAGAGGGGCTACCAGCTTTGGGCTGTCTGTCTGGAGATGCGTAGGTGCGGACAGAAGTTTGCCAAATGAATTGAGGGAAGCCAAGTTTCGCACGATAGTATTCGTCGTAGCGAGGAGATGTGATGTTGAAAGGCCGTTCACCTTCTGAGCGTCCAGGTAGGACTCTACGACGTTGGTAAGGTACGATATCATACCCGAAAGCGTCTAGATATTCATCAGAGTTGAGTAGGTCATCAACGAAGCCTTTAATACCTTTGGTAGCTACGACAATTGACCAAGCTAATTTTTCTCGGTTATCATACACATCACGACCGAGAACACGCTGTACTGTTTGTTCTACAAAACGGTAGTTGCTGTTGAGGTCGTAGAAACTACGCTTGTAGGTGTTAGATAATAACAATCCGCGAATAAAATCACGTACTGTAATTTGACCACTACGCAGCTGAGATTCTAAAAAACGCTCTCTATCAGCAGCAAAAGCATGGAAGAAAATCTGGCGATAGGCGGCTTCAATCAGATTATCTAAATCAGTAGAAGAAAGCAGGTTTTCTGTAGAGTAGACCCTTGGTTGTTCATCACCAGGAACTTCATAACCGCTTACTCGTTGGTTTTGAGACTTAGGGGAATATTCTAAAAGAGGAAGTGCCACGGATACAAAATCTCCCTTTTCCTTAACGAAATCTTACAAAGTTATCATAATCATAAAGGAGAAGGGAAAGAATTATTCGATTTAGTTTGATAAAAATTACATAACTTAATTAAGTAGTTGCGAATGCCTGAAAGGTTGACGCAACAAGCTTTGAAAGCTTCACAGGTGAACCAAGGCAAGTACAATAGCACTTACCAAGTGAGGAAATTGGCGATCGCTCTCAATCACTCCAGATGAGAATTGTATCAAGATAGACTACAAAATGTTTGTATTGGACAACACTAAAAAGGGTCAATAGTCAATAGTCATTAGTCATTAGTCATTACTCCTACTTGTCTTCCTTCCCCTGCACCCTGCCCCCTGCCCTCCTCTTGCCCAATTCCTATCCCCAGAACAAGATATTGGCTTCTGCAAATAGAACAAACAGAACTGCCAAGGTGATGAAAAGGGCTATGAGACCAAAACTGGTATTCCAATTTGCCCTTTGGATGAAGGTATCAATATGAAATGGTTCAAATTCGTCAAACATACCGGTGGGAATGGGACGGACGGGACGACGAGGTAGGGGTAATTTGTTGCGATAATCTTCGCCGTAACGTGACATCCGTGCAAAGGGTAGTTCACCTTGAGCATGTTGTGGTAAGATGCGACGGCGTTGATAGGGAACGGTATCATAACCAAAATTGCTGAGGTATTCTTCTGTATTGATTAAAGTATCAATGAAACCTTGTAGCCCTTTGGTAGCTAGTACAGTAGACCAAGCTAATTTTTCGCGATCGCTATATACATTACGACCTAAAAGTCTCTGAATACAAATTTCTACAAACCGATAGTTATTATTGCTGTCGTAAACTAGTCGTCGAAAGGAATCACAACTAACTAGTCCTCGGATAAAGTCTCTCACTGTAATTTGACCAGCTCTTAACTGAGACTCTAAAAATCGCTGGCGATGATTATCTAACATCTGCTGTTCATTAAAAATCTGCCGATAGGCTGACATGATTAACATATCCATATCGGAAGCAGTTAGCAGATTCTCTGTAGTGTAAATTCTTGGTTGCTCATCGCCAGGAATCTCAAACCCTGCAACACGATGATTTTGTGATAAAGGTGCGTACTCTAATAAAGGAATCGACATAACCATCCTTCCTAATCAGCTAAATCTCAATTGTTGACTGTTGACTAATGTCCGGACGGGTTTAAGCAAAATATCTGTTGTCAAGAGTAAATGTCGTATCAAACCCGCCCCTGTTGACTGTTGACTGGGAAGAGAGAATTTAAAGCCAATTTAGACGCAAATTGCCTATTTTCGCCACTATTGTCTTAAATCAGATGAAGAGTGTACAAAATGGCTTAAAAACAATGCAAAATTACTTAACGTTGACTATTTTCTCAATGCAGAGAGTCAACGCAACGGAAAGAATTACTTCCTTCTCTACAGCCTCTCAGCCTAGATCATCTCATACCATCAGTAAGGAAACTGGTGAGAAAATGGTAAAAAAATCGGAAATAATTGGCAAAATCAACAAATCTTGATGTTTTGACGGTCAAAGGTCAATAGTCCATAGTCCATAGTCATTAGTCATTAGTTAGTAGGGGCGGTTTTTGTAAGATTTTTACCTATAAATACAGATATTTTGGTTAAATAAGCCCATAAAACAGTCATTAGTTAACAATCAATGAATTTTCTTCAAATTGTCATTGGTGAGCTATCCTTACAAGCATTAAAAATTAAGCTGATAAGAGTCTCTGCTAGTTCAAACTTGGAATTTCCTAGCTAATCCCTAGTTAGGTTGAACACCAAGTGGAATTATGGGTGGCTGTCTTTAATTTTGAATTTTGAATTGATTCATGAGGATTCTTCTGGTTGAAGATGATGTCATTCTGGCAGAAAACTTAGTAGATGCTTTGACTTCTCAGCGTTATGTGGTTGATGTTGTGCATGATGGCGAAGCAGCTTGGCATCAAGTGAAGGCTCTGAATTATGATTTACTGTTATTGGATGTTATGTTACCTGTGTTGGATGGGATGAGTTTGTGTCATCGTTTGCGATCGCACGGTTATCATTGGCCTATCTTGATGCTCAGTGCTTGTAACAACATCAACAATGAAATTAATGGTTTAGATGCAGGTGCG contains:
- a CDS encoding response regulator, whose amino-acid sequence is MKTLPISRYRFFQKIQPLSLLKKITGKTVTGCLQVFSTSGAWSIYVDEGRLIYACYSERMFEPLYRHLQTLSQEITTLPREINDQLRVIFETDIENQSIPNPDYLAICWLVNQKYISPSQAAILIEHLALEVLQTFLVLEEGSYEFIPESFLDDLPKFCYLNLRLLVEHCQQRGHASEGFKKEMDIADLYKNSMQSSVNHRVNYQNYTKPKPEPRLPKIDTKRYPSQPLNNNHHYQSNSSNDSDRKIYKIFCIDDNLVVLNSIKNFLDEQIFSIIGATNSLKALMEILHTKPDIILLDVDLPDLDGYELCSLLRKHSHFKNTPIIMMTAKASLIDRARAKIVGSSGYLIKPFTHSDLLKVIFKHIV
- a CDS encoding phycobilisome rod-core linker polypeptide — encoded protein: MALPLLEYSPKSQNQRVSGYEVPGDEQPRVYSTENLLSSTDLDNLIEAAYRQIFFHAFAADRERFLESQLRSGQITVRDFIRGLLLSNTYKRSFYDLNSNYRFVEQTVQRVLGRDVYDNREKLAWSIVVATKGIKGFVDDLLNSDEYLDAFGYDIVPYQRRRVLPGRSEGERPFNITSPRYDEYYRAKLGFPQFIWQTSVRTYASPDRQPKAGSPSLFLDMARSINPQVNPPQRLSVQNIDIERSVPYRGK
- a CDS encoding phycobilisome rod-core linker polypeptide translates to MSIPLLEYAPLSQNHRVAGFEIPGDEQPRIYTTENLLTASDMDMLIMSAYRQIFNEQQMLDNHRQRFLESQLRAGQITVRDFIRGLVSCDSFRRLVYDSNNNYRFVEICIQRLLGRNVYSDREKLAWSTVLATKGLQGFIDTLINTEEYLSNFGYDTVPYQRRRILPQHAQGELPFARMSRYGEDYRNKLPLPRRPVRPIPTGMFDEFEPFHIDTFIQRANWNTSFGLIALFITLAVLFVLFAEANILFWG
- a CDS encoding Uma2 family endonuclease, whose product is MVTQLPSSTSKGIIYPESDGQPMADNTKQFELIVLIKKNLDLLFANDANVFVAGDLLWYPVEGDNTNRRAPDVMVIFGRPKGDRGSYKQWEEGNIPPQVVFEILSPSNTVKEMIVKYKFYEQYGVEEYYLYDPDKYELSGWLRSHDQLAEISQMTGWVSPRLGIRFELSDGELQIYRPDGQPFLTYLELAQQIEQTQLELAQERQRTEQERQRAEQAQSQLEALRTLLQAKGINPDEL
- a CDS encoding rhomboid family intramembrane serine protease, translated to MVPLRDNNPTIITPYVTYGIIIANILVFIYQLNLNPQQLQGFFYTAALVPCQLSNTCPSALGNQLIPEWMTLITSQFLHGGLLHLAGNMLFLWVFGNNIEDRLGHVKYLIFYLTCGVLAALSQWFFSQNSTIPSLGASGAIAGVLGAYILRFPKAEILTLVPLGFFITTIRVPAFFFLGFWFFQQAFYGIASLQARSNIGMESGGIAYWAHAGGFVFGAMLAPLFGLYRRDRYHR
- a CDS encoding PleD family two-component system response regulator, with product MSITWVGKVLIIQDSLSELDFISSYLESQGYQIIKTHTTKAGIEIALEVRLSAVVTDVVIPGRSGFELCRFFKSHYTYQNIPIVVCSAHHQETHRIWARKQGVDAYFTRPFVVEDLLSVIQG
- a CDS encoding RluA family pseudouridine synthase; the encoded protein is MVNNFFLQVEEDSARLDRYLADELPDLSRSRIQQLIEQSKVQINGHVCTSKKINVKVGDRITLEIPEVQPLELQAENIPLDILYEDEQLLILNKPAGLVVHPAPGHPDGTLVNALLAHCSSLPGIGGVQRPGIVHRLDKDTTGAIAIAKTDIAYQHLQAQLQAKTARREYLGVVYGAPKTTNGTIDLPIGRHPQDRKKMAVVPVEQGGRTAITHWQIQERLGNYTLIHFQLETGRTHQIRVHSAKIGHPIVGDPLYASGRSVGVNLPGQALHAWRLKLQHPISQEWIEVTATPPPTFTTLVEVLRRRAM
- a CDS encoding helix-turn-helix transcriptional regulator; protein product: MPARLQIKAEDCSPLGRFILQYLEEQGISMNRLADLSGVPQPRLRGACFKGTCPTPETLRKLARVMGKHHLELYTLAYEARIQPIPEDAENTSLDILMRDLFETAREMGLTVPKVRPSKAKIRKALLELGFSSDNSDECA
- a CDS encoding cation-transporting P-type ATPase codes for the protein MTATSEINTQPKQWHNLSASKVAQNLNINPETGLTSDEVLKRRERYGTNELKGKSGTNPIIRFLLQFNQPLLYILLIAGAIKALIGQWVNAGVIWGVTLINAIIGFIQESKAESAIAALASSVQTNATILRNGQKVQVPSTELVPGDIVLLTSGDKVPADLRLIKSRNLQVNESALTGESVAIEKNTAPVEVDAVLAERANMAYAGSFVTFGTGKGIVVAIGEATETGRISQLIEQGTSLKTPLTRKFDKFSRTLLYIILGIAALTFAVGLAYGNSWAGMFEAAVAFAVSAIPEGLPAVVTVTLAIGVSRMARRHAIVRKLPAVETLGGATVICSDKTGTLTENQMTVQAIYAGGEQYTVTGTGYTPEGEILADEQPIDWQNFPVLAECLKAGLLCNDSHLEQKDGQWQVVGDPTEGALITAAHKVGLHRSNLDTQIPRIDVIPFESEFQYMATLHEGGSSSQRTIYVKGSVEAILKRCQQMLDVEGNKTSVDADTIHQEVDVMANLGLRVLALAKKSVSATQDTLDHADIEQDLVFLGLQGMIDPPRAEAIKAVEACQSAGIQVKMITGDHAVTARAIAQRMGFNKNGEVLAFTGSQLAQMEQSELVTAIEDGSVFARVAPEQKLRLVEALQSKGEIVAMTGDGVNDAPALRQADIGIAMGGAGTEVAKEASDMILTDDNFASIEAAVEEGRTVYRNLLKAIAFILPVNGGESMTILISVLFARELPILSLQVLWLNMVNSIAMTVPLAFEPKSQRVMQQPPRNPREPLLSKSLVKRIVAISIFNWILIFGVFEWIKQTTGDIDLGRTMAIQALVAGRLFYLLSISQLGVFLINQLRGIRQTFTDASAIGIGIATTIVLQIVFSQWSLMNNLFSTAPLNLNQWLICLVVGLPMIIVATLVNKFDPLD